Proteins from a genomic interval of Gadus macrocephalus chromosome 2, ASM3116895v1:
- the septin12 gene encoding neuronal-specific septin-3 isoform X5 has protein sequence MEESERTEKTPKDPSPLSEEQQHVPQRGELALQTGGSEGQPAVGALPQGGQEGQGGQEGQGSSPDPRVEGGTETRAPPPGGPQGGVLRGPDLLGYVGIEAVLDQMRRKTMKAGFEFNIMVVGQSGLGKSTLVNTLFKSKVSRKSCSPNYEEKISKTVQLQSVSHVIEEKGVRMKLTVIDTPGFGDQINNDRCWEPVLKHVNEQYEKYLKEELRVNRQRKIPDTRVHCCIYFLPASGHWLRPIDVEFMKRLGKIVSIVPVIAKADTLTLEERTQFKQRIRQDLVANGIQVYPQKENDEDAEERLLNNTIRESIPFAVVGTDREHQVNGQRVLGRKTKWGIVEVENVAHCEFANLRDLLIRSHLEDLKQVTHDVHYETYRVQRLTAGAVHQGGPNGSDLESHL, from the exons atggaggagagtgagaggacGGAGAAGACCCCCAAAGACCCTTCCCCCTTAtcagaggagcagcagcacgTACCGCAGCGAGGAGAGCTGGCGCTGCAGACGGGGGGGTCGGAGGGGCAGCCAGCGGTCGGAGCCCTCCCccagggggggcaggaggggcagggggggcaggaggggcaGGGCAGCTCTCCGGACCcccgggtggagggggggacggagacgagggcccccccccccggaggccCCCAGGGGGGCGTCCTCAGGGGTCCTGACCTCTTGGGCTACGTGGGCATCGAGGCCGTGCTGGACCAGATGCGCCGCAAGACCATGAAGGCCGGCTTTGAGTTCAACATCATGGTGGTCG GTCAGAGTGGCCTGGGGAAGTCCACCTTGGTCAACACGCTGTTCAAGTCCAAAGTCAGCCGCAAGTCCTGCTCTCCAAACTATGAAGAGAAGATCTCCAAGACCGTCCAGCTGCAGTCGGTCAGCCATG TCATCGAGGAGAAGGGGGTGAGGATGAAGCTGACCGTCATCGACACGCCCGGGTTCGGAGACCAGATCAACAACGACCGCTG CTGGGAGCCCGTCCTGAAGCACGTCAACGAGCAGTACGAGAAGTACCTGAAGGAGGAGCTGAGGGTGAACCGCCAGAGGAAGATCCCAGACACGCGCGTCCACTGCTGCATCTACTTCCTGCCTGCGTCCGGACACTG GCTGCGGCCGATCGACGTTGAGTTCATGAAGCGGTTGGGGAAGATCGTCAGCATCGTTCCTGTCATCGCCAAGGCTGACACGTTGACCCTGGAGGAGAGGACCCAGTTCAAACagagg ATCAGACAGGACCTGGTGGCCAACGGGATCCAGGTGTACCCCCAGAAGGAGAACGACGAAGACGCCGAGGAGCGGCtcctcaacaacaccatcagg gagaGCATCCCCTTTGCAGTGGTGGGGACGGACCGGGAGCACCAGGTGAACGGCCAGCGGGTCCTCGGCCGCAAGACCAAGTGGGGAATCGTGGAAG TTGAAAACGTGGCCCACTGTGAGTTTGCCAACCTGCGGGATCTCCTGATTCg GTCCCACCTGGAGGACCTGAAGCAGGTGACCCACGACGTCCACTACGAGACCTACCGCGTGCAGCGCCTCACCGCCGGGGCTGTCCACCAGGGGGGCCCCAACGGCAGCGACCTGGAGAGCCACCTCTAA
- the septin12 gene encoding neuronal-specific septin-3 isoform X4, with protein MREDRLKVEESERTEAPALMEESERTEKTPKDPSPLSEEQQHVPQRGELALQTGGSEGQPAVGALPQGGQEGQGGQEGQGSSPDPRVEGGTETRAPPPGGPQGGVLRGPDLLGYVGIEAVLDQMRRKTMKAGFEFNIMVVGQSGLGKSTLVNTLFKSKVSRKSCSPNYEEKISKTVQLQSVSHVIEEKGVRMKLTVIDTPGFGDQINNDRCWEPVLKHVNEQYEKYLKEELRVNRQRKIPDTRVHCCIYFLPASGHWLRPIDVEFMKRLGKIVSIVPVIAKADTLTLEERTQFKQRIRQDLVANGIQVYPQKENDEDAEERLLNNTIRESIPFAVVGTDREHQVNGQRVLGRKTKWGIVEVENVAHCEFANLRDLLIRSHLEDLKQVTHDVHYETYRVQRLTAGAVHQGGPNGSDLESHL; from the exons ACAGgctgaaggtggaggagagtgagaggacGGAGGCCCCTGCACTgatggaggagagtgagaggacGGAGAAGACCCCCAAAGACCCTTCCCCCTTAtcagaggagcagcagcacgTACCGCAGCGAGGAGAGCTGGCGCTGCAGACGGGGGGGTCGGAGGGGCAGCCAGCGGTCGGAGCCCTCCCccagggggggcaggaggggcagggggggcaggaggggcaGGGCAGCTCTCCGGACCcccgggtggagggggggacggagacgagggcccccccccccggaggccCCCAGGGGGGCGTCCTCAGGGGTCCTGACCTCTTGGGCTACGTGGGCATCGAGGCCGTGCTGGACCAGATGCGCCGCAAGACCATGAAGGCCGGCTTTGAGTTCAACATCATGGTGGTCG GTCAGAGTGGCCTGGGGAAGTCCACCTTGGTCAACACGCTGTTCAAGTCCAAAGTCAGCCGCAAGTCCTGCTCTCCAAACTATGAAGAGAAGATCTCCAAGACCGTCCAGCTGCAGTCGGTCAGCCATG TCATCGAGGAGAAGGGGGTGAGGATGAAGCTGACCGTCATCGACACGCCCGGGTTCGGAGACCAGATCAACAACGACCGCTG CTGGGAGCCCGTCCTGAAGCACGTCAACGAGCAGTACGAGAAGTACCTGAAGGAGGAGCTGAGGGTGAACCGCCAGAGGAAGATCCCAGACACGCGCGTCCACTGCTGCATCTACTTCCTGCCTGCGTCCGGACACTG GCTGCGGCCGATCGACGTTGAGTTCATGAAGCGGTTGGGGAAGATCGTCAGCATCGTTCCTGTCATCGCCAAGGCTGACACGTTGACCCTGGAGGAGAGGACCCAGTTCAAACagagg ATCAGACAGGACCTGGTGGCCAACGGGATCCAGGTGTACCCCCAGAAGGAGAACGACGAAGACGCCGAGGAGCGGCtcctcaacaacaccatcagg gagaGCATCCCCTTTGCAGTGGTGGGGACGGACCGGGAGCACCAGGTGAACGGCCAGCGGGTCCTCGGCCGCAAGACCAAGTGGGGAATCGTGGAAG TTGAAAACGTGGCCCACTGTGAGTTTGCCAACCTGCGGGATCTCCTGATTCg GTCCCACCTGGAGGACCTGAAGCAGGTGACCCACGACGTCCACTACGAGACCTACCGCGTGCAGCGCCTCACCGCCGGGGCTGTCCACCAGGGGGGCCCCAACGGCAGCGACCTGGAGAGCCACCTCTAA